The stretch of DNA GGAGCGCAGTATTTTCGGACTTCCCGACTCCACGCCGTAATACACCCTGTAGCATCCGGCGCGTCGCATCCACGCCAGCATTTCACCATCCACGCAGTCGACGCGCGTTTCAGCCATCCAGACGATCTCAAGCCTGCGGTCGATGATCGCCTTGCATATCTCCATGACCCGCTCCGGCAGGAGCGAGAAAAGGTCGTCCGAAAAATACACGTGCCGCACGCCGTAGCGTTCGACCAGGATTTCAAGCTCATCGACGACATGCGCCGATGACCGGAACGACCAGCTCCCGTCGAAAAACCGGTTCACCGAACAGAATTTGCATTTGAAAGGACACCCCCTGGAGGTGATGACGTGCGTTCCGGGCAGGTTTTGGAAGATGTCCGGTATTTCGGGAGACTTGTACAAGGACAGGTCAAAGGTATCGTAGGCGGGAACCGGGAAGACATCCAGGTTTTCTGTCCGGGGACGATGCGCGGTGGCAACGGTTTTCCCGCCTTGGCGATAGACGATGCCCGGCACACTGCTCAAATCCGCCCCGCTTTCCAGCGCCGCCGCCAGCTCGACCATGGTCGCTTCGCCCTCGCCCAGGACCACGACATCGACATCGCCGCCGGCCAGCACATGTTCAGGAAAAAAGGTGGCATGCGCTCCCCCGGCGACCACCGTAGCCCCAGGCAGGACCTTGCGGGCCAGCGCCGCGGTCCGCATGGCGTTCGCCCGGCCGAACGTGAAACAGCTCACCCCCACGACGTCAGCGTCGGACTCGGCCAGAAGCTGTTCAACCTCCTCCCATCCGGCATCGTGCAGGTCCGCCATGCCGGCCTCGAAGCCCGCGGCGCGCATGGCTGACGTCAGGGCGGCGATTCCGAGCGGGACCCATGTCTTGGGGGCCAGCATGTCCGGCTCCAGAGTCGTGGGGTTCATCATGCGCAGGCCGGGAGGGGACAGGAAAAGAGATTTCATGGGTACTCCGTGAACAGGGCCGGGGACATGGCGTCCCCGGCCTGCCCGACTCGTCACGGGTTCTAGAGGGTCTGTCCGGAACCGATTTCCGGAGAAAGCCTGCGACTCCCGGAAAGGACACCCCCCTGCTGAAGGAGGACTCAGGAGGGCGTCAAATCTCAGGCCGGAAGCCGGAAGCCCTTGGCCTCGAAGGCTGCAGCGACATCGCCCATGCCCAGAGCCTCGAGGCTCGATCGTTTCGGCAACCCCGTTTCCGTGTCCCACCCCATGAAAGTATAGTATTCCGTCTTCGCCTGTTCAAAGTTGTCCCGATCAAGGGGCGGATGAGGGTGCTCGGCCGGCGGATACGGCGGCAGAAGCCGCCCTTCCGACGGCGTGAAGAAGTGGTCCGGCAGCTGGTCGTGCTCCTTGCGCAGGTTGACGGCCTTGCCGCCGCCCCATTCCAGGGCGGTCACCAGCCTGTGCATGTTCCAGATTCTGGCCGCCCGCTGGTTCAATTTTTCCTGATTCATCTTTTCGCCGGTAACCAGTTCGAACAGCTTGTATTCGACGGACACGTCTCCCGTGTATTTCCGGTCTTCACGCCCGCTGGTCATGATAGGATAGACCCAGTCGCAGACCGTGATGCTGTCCTTGATGCACGCCCGCATGTGAATGAAACGGCCGAGGGCGGCATGGGCCTTGGCCGATTTCTCCCCGTTCCATTTGATGGGGATATCGCGCTCGCGCCAGATGTCGTTCAGCCCGTTTTCCGCGATCTCGTCGCCCCAGATCGTCTTGGCAACGGGCAGGGCCTGCTCGAACTTCAAGCCGGTCCATTCGAGGAGGTTGGTCATGGAGTGACGGTTCGGATCACGGTTTTCCACCGCGAAATTCAGGGCCCAGTAATAGCCGTACGTCCGCGGGTCATAGTGGGCGGACATTCCCCATCCGCC from Desulfomicrobium escambiense DSM 10707 encodes:
- a CDS encoding B12-binding domain-containing radical SAM protein; amino-acid sequence: MLAPKTWVPLGIAALTSAMRAAGFEAGMADLHDAGWEEVEQLLAESDADVVGVSCFTFGRANAMRTAALARKVLPGATVVAGGAHATFFPEHVLAGGDVDVVVLGEGEATMVELAAALESGADLSSVPGIVYRQGGKTVATAHRPRTENLDVFPVPAYDTFDLSLYKSPEIPDIFQNLPGTHVITSRGCPFKCKFCSVNRFFDGSWSFRSSAHVVDELEILVERYGVRHVYFSDDLFSLLPERVMEICKAIIDRRLEIVWMAETRVDCVDGEMLAWMRRAGCYRVYYGVESGSPKILRSINKRFTVDQVAEAFALTHRAGIEPCCFLMVGNPGETPQTIAETVDLVNAIRPATMPTIGITTILPGTALYELSKRQGLINDGYWLTDAAPPLYTGEYDVDGLIMLQLMLTRGISPEFYEQLCEMGFDEGYFRLRRLHGANVMPA